The Oreochromis aureus strain Israel breed Guangdong linkage group 15, ZZ_aureus, whole genome shotgun sequence genome contains the following window.
TTACTGGAAAGTTCTGAATGGAATTCCCCAAATTACCATTTGCAGAgaaaggatgatgatgatggagctGAAAGGTAagtaaaaaagaagaggaacCCAGAGAAGTTTTATGGATGGAGAGGGAGATTGTTGGTGTGACTGAAGAGGATGAGAATGTGGAGGATGATGTGCCGTGGTAACCCCCGAAAGTGAACACCCAAAAGAAGGagaaatattaataattttacctgTTGAGCTTAATTGAGctcatttgttttctctttaattGGGCTATTTCATCGAGctattttaattcatttgagcTATTTGTTACAGGTGTTTTACTGTTTTGGCTGCTCCAGCAGCTATCGGTATCAGTTATCTTGTAAATTAGTTGGGCTCTAACAAAATTCTACATTTGTGACTTTTATGTGTAGATTATGTTGAAGAATATCAGCAATGTGCTATTGTCTTTATTATAGAGCTCAtcatgacaaaaatgttttCGTCCATCATATTACAATACAAAAATTCATATATTAAGCAAACCCTCAATATTTTAGACAGAAAGTAGGCTTTACATTTGGAGAGTTGGACTGAATCGAATTAAGATTgcacaggtgtacctaataaagtggccacaAAGAAAATGCAATCTCCTATGAAGGTAGATGCTGTAGATACTGGCTTCACTTCATGAGATCACAACCCACAAAGATAGAAACTACTGACGTAAGTCTTATAATTATTTCCTCTTACATACAAACACCATCAAAAGAAATCTGTAGTGGTTAGTGACAAAGACAGATATAAAACTAAAGtaaaattaatgttttaaaGACTTTTCAGTCTCAACAGTctaaaaatgaggaaaaaatacTTGCAAGTAAGTATGTAGAGGTCCTGACACAACTCAGAACCAAAGGCTCGCCAACGCTTCTCAACATTAACAGAGAAtatcaataataaaaataaaaaataatgcttTTTCTAATTTCAGACTAAAACAACACCAACTATTCAACCTAAAGGCATCCGATGGAGGGTAATGAGTTAAAGCACTGtaaaaaatcaaacacattAAATACGGTCAtgggtatttttctttttacataatTTCACCAACTAAGAGACAATTTGTGTTAAATGGTTCATTTATCCAGCTCTATGGGAGTGCAGAAGAAAGGGAAGAAACAAGAACTAAACACATTTatacattcaaaataaatttgtaaaaaaatatgcacatttgTAGGAAAACATCACAGAACTGACTGACGTGACAATTTCCCACTGTAGGAGATACAAAACACAGAGTACATAAACATTAGGCTACATGCTGTCGGTTAAATAAGAGTGAATATCCTTCATGTTACATGATAGTTAGCTTCCATTCATCACACCCGAGTCAGCTGCATTTATGTCAGTGgaggagagctggagaggatGCATGCACTCTGACTGCATGTCTGCACAACATAATCAAATGtgacataaaaaatataaaataaagaagtttTTTTTGGACATTtactgatgtttttctttttttttggtagcAGGTGACCAAACGCCATGTTGCTGGGAGCGGCCAGCCCAGGTTTGAATCCGACtcgtctctctctccctccgcTTTCCTGTCACCTTTCACTGCACCTATCTAATAAAGCCAATAAAGAAACACAGCGCATAACTTGagttaagattatttttaactgCTGAGGTTGAACTAGGTTTTGGCAAATAAAGGATTCCTACAtttcaacaaaaataaaagaaaaaaaatcatgtcatGTCACTCACGGGTTAAGTTCTACTCAAActatgtttgtttctgtttcttggTACATAACAAATTTTCTAAGGTTTCCGACTATTCAGGTTACATCAAATAATCCTAAACCAACAGAGCTTTAATTAACCGGGGGGGTACATCCTGTAGCTACCTCCACTAAGGAGGCTGTGTGCTTGGTTAATCTGAAAGTTTGTTCACAGGATTAAGAAAAATGTTACGGATTTTGTGTGCATGAAATCTTTACCAGAGGTAGGGCCTGGCCCAGTTTAGAAGTGATTGTAGCAAAAAACTGGACATTTTGTGCCATATATTCACtaatataaaaagcaaaaaaataaaagaaatgtgtAATATGGCCCTCAAGTTCTCAAGTAATTATCACAACATTATCAGGATCAAGAGATTCAGTTTAGGAGGGAATTTCCAGCTGTGTTGGTGATACGTGGTTTCAGACTGCTCATGATTTCTCTGTAACTGATGGAGATGAGCTGCAGTGATACAATGGACACGATTAACTGCTTAAGCTGCACTTAATAAGAATAGTACTGATGTTTCCAGTACACTTTAGGAAATAACGTGTTAGTTGAtacaatgttatttttatttctttcattttacatTAGATTTGCTTCACTGCTACGTATATGTCACATGTACATGCCCAAAGGTCTGTAAACTGGCAGCAGATTTTACTTAAGAATGGCAACTAAATacaaaattatattaaaaaaaaatctgaaatgaaaacaatatCAGACAGACAGAAGAATCCAAGCCAGTGAACGGTGATCCTGTCATTTCCAACATTACTTCACCAAGGAAGGTGATCAGTCATAATTAAAAGTGATGAGTAGTATGAAGTTATACTAATCATACTCGAGAGGCACAAAATGTCTTCGGAGAGCGTGACTAGACAAGTACAAGTAAACAGTCCACCTGGCAGTCTCTGTTCAGGTTAACTTTTGATGTTAAACATGAAAGACAAGAAGAGTTTTATGAAACCTTTTAAACAATAAGATGCTTAAAGTTGGTGAAAACGATCTGTTACAGATAAGCACACGATAAACTACATTTCTCAAGGTTATACAACGACAACCATTTCAAGACAGAGAAGCAGCCTCTGGAAACGAGCAGTCTGAGCTTTCCACGCTCACAGCTTGAGCTTGTCTTCACTTCCGAAAGGTTAGTGGATTTAATTGTCTCAGTTGCCGTCTCACAGGTTTGTCTTGTGGAAAACTTATGCAGATGTTTTTCTTGCTTCACCTTTTTTTCACTACTTCCATTAAAATCAGCTGCAGACATTTGAAATGTTAAGGAAAGTGTGTTTTTTTAGGTCTTTTTAAGTGTTTCTCTGTCGCTTTCCAGCCTCAGTGAGAGGCCCATGATGCCCGGTCGTTTCAGGCTCCACTGGTCAATCTGTCTCTGCCGCTCCTGCTGCTCGACCTCCGATTCACTCGATGAGCTGCCGGTattgctgctgctactgctactgctgctgctgcgccCACAACCTCCGCCTCCGCTGCTACCACCAAAAGTGAAGCAATCCTTCTGCTTCCTGTCAGCCTTCCCCCTCTCTCCTACATCTACTCCTCTTTCCTCCTTCCCTCTCCTTGTATCCTTCACCATCCCACCGCTGTCCTCCTCAGGTTTGTCAGCCATTTCCATTTCGATCGGGGCCTGCTCCGGCCCCAGCACTCCTCCTCTGTGGTCCATATCGACCCACACTGGCCCCGGAGGAGGCTCCAAACTGGTGTACTGGAGCATCGGCTGTTGGGGCTGGGGGTCCACTTGTGGACGGAGGTTCTGCCTCTCTGGATGGAGGTACTGAGTTTGGTGTTGGAGGTGATGCAGCGGCTGAAGTGGGTGCTGCAGAGGCTGGTGCTGgagctggtgctgctgctgctgatggtggtggtgtgagtGGTGTTGATGGtgctgctgatgatgatgatgatgaggatgatgctGCAGGTGATGATGGTGGTACTGATCAACAGTCTGCTTATCCACATCACGGATGACCTCTTTGGGCTGGTTTTTAAGGAACTTCTCAAACTTCTTGGAAGCTTTTTTGTTCGTCACAAACCAATCCTGTTGAGATACACGCAGCATGAAGAAGTGCTATTATATAACATACATTTAACttgcattatttattatttattgcatTATAGGCCAGAAGGGAGCAGCTCGTCTGTTTGCAAAAAGAAGTCTGATTCTGCTGTTTTAAGTCTGAGACATCACTTTATTCATGACTTTAGTAAaaactttcctgatgagtttaaaCAACTACACTATGGAGCTGCTCATATCCAACCCTTGATATAGAGTATATGCATTCATGGTAATGTCATCTGCACACAGTTACACAAAGAAGGCTcaagccagaaacttgtgaaCTTTTCATTACCTGTGCATGGACAGAGTTGATGTGGTATTTCACTCCACTTTCAGAGTTAAATTCTTTATTGCAGATCAGACATCTGTATTTACCGGCCTCAAAGTCGCCCTGAAatcacaacaggaaaaaacagcCTTGAAAAGATTATAAGAATTTAATGCATATAAAGTATTAACTGCACATAGTGCACTGacttttatatttcacttaatGGTCTGAGTAACTGACTGAATAAttttacaaatacacacattttcAAAATTCTGTTCAAAGCAGCTTTTACAAATGTAATACTTCATTCTTTAATTTACAGGAATCATCCAATAAAATTGAGGAGCAGTCCAGATGAAGCATTAGAAGGGTTTCCCAATTTTAAGATTTCATGCTAATACATTGATGAGTTTCAATTTAATTATACCTGGTGTCATTTAATGTATTGCTTGTCCTGCAAAGTTTGTACCTTATGTGTGCTACATTGTTATTtcctaaacaaagaaaaaaagatgacaaaccctcgtgcagagtcccagatgagctttgAGTCCAGACACACTCGTGTAGGTGCAGCCGCAACCCTGAGGACGACACACATTATGTTATATTATGGGCTTTGAATGCTGTGTTAACCATCTGTTCTCTTTGACATCATACACATCCACAGGGATTACTTCTACATACACTGACCTCTCTATTTGAAACTTCGGCCATGTTTACTATGAATGTTCACCAATGCAACAGTGcatatatgacagaaaataaagaaaaatataaaatatctcCATATATCTCTTTAAAAACGTACATTTACAAAGAGAAACATTTCAGGTTATtgaaaaaactgagtttttataCAGAAAGACTGATAATCTTCATggctatatttttattttaaatgaattataGTTATACTAATTATACTTGTTCTTGACATCTTGATCCAATTACTCagataagaaaagaaataagtCTGCTGATTTCACTTAAACAGGTAAAAATAAGACTAGTGTTGTTTTCTACCTGGTTGGGGCACTGGACTTTCCTCTGCAGCTTCACCTCATTCTTCCACTTCCTCAGCACCTCCTGGCTGAAGGCAGGGAGGCCCGGTCGGGCATATTTCAACTGAAAAGAGCGTCAGGAGAAAGAAGAAACGCATTTATGTTCAGTATATACTCAATTTTAATCCACAATTTCAGGCAAAGTGAATCTTCTCTTACCTTCTTGTCATCTGGTACCAGGTCAGACTGAAACTTCCTCTTGGGCCAGTCTTTGGGCAGTTCATTGTTGGCGATCTCAGCCAGGTGGAAGTTGGCCACCTGGGCCGAGGCTCTCTGCACCCTGCCGCTGGGCGTCCTCTCTGGATTAGCCTCCCTCTGGGCCTTCAGTGCCTCATCTTCCTCAGTCTTCTGTGGTGTCTGGATGAACCAAGAGAATAAACTTAGTGAAGATGAGGCACAAAGAGTTTCACAGACACTTGAATTAAAAGGACAGGTGACAAAACTAGGCTGGCATCTTGTCTAATTGTCtattaatttaaatttgaatgTAAGAGTATTAACGAATTACAATTTTTATAGTATTTAGTGGCTTCGATGACATATGTGACTCACAGGAGCATGCTCTGATTTCAGGTGATACTCCAGACCAGCCTTGGATTTATAGGTCTTCCCACAGTGAGAGCAGTTCAGCAGCATTTTCTCCAGCTCAGACTCCTCCTTTCCACACTTCTTCATGTGATACACGTAGCCCATGATGCTGGTAAATGCAGCGTTACAACcctataaagaaaagaaaaacatgttttttcacaCCACCGGTTTAATCTTTTATCTTATCTCCTTTCTTAAAACAGCACATTATGTGCACCTTTTACCTCTTTAGAGCATTTTAATTTGCCCAGTCTCTTCAGGATTTTACGTAGCTTGTCTTTTATGGCACGGTCATCCAGGTCCTTGGCATCATCAGCTGAAGGCTACAAAAATAAGAAAGCAGGAAAAGGTAGCAACAAACTGAGTAAAACCataataaactaaactaaaactaaaaatgtttatttctgaGTAGTCTTACCAAGTGGCTGTGGTCAGCCATGATGTGATACTTCATCCCTGTTGAAGACTTGAGCTGTTTCCCACAGTGTTGGCAGGTAAAAGGTTGCTACAGATAACAGAGTGACACACTGACTTTTTCATTTGGTAAAAATTTAAACCAGCAAAGAACACATGCAGAATTTATGTTATGGAAATATTAGTCAGACTACGTTTTCCCAGTGCAAATGTAAAGCACAAAACACACTACAGactcattcttttttaaaaaacttgatGCTTAATATGAAGAGTGTGTGAACTGGTTTCAGTGCAGAATGTGTTTCATAGAAAATTGACATCCTGGAAAAaatctccgtgaatcgctaccttatcgtggtggaggggtttgtgtgtcccagggatcccaggggctatgttgtctgggggcttttgccccctggtagggtctccatatggcaaattggtcttgggtgagggaccagacaaagagcgattcagaagacccttatgaagagaatatcgagggaacagtttaccctgcccgggatagggttaccggggccccgccctggagccaggcccggggagggtgcccgagggcgagcgtctggtggccgggccttagaccacggggcccggccgggcacagcccgaagaggagacatgggcccatcctcccgcaggcccaccacccgcaggaggcgccataggggtcgggtgcattgtgtgctgggcggcggccaggagcggaggccctggcggactgatcccggctgccaagactggcaatagggacatggaatgtcacctctctggtggggaaggagcctgagttagtgcgtgaggttgagaggtaccggctagatatagtcgggctcacctcacgcatggcttgggctctggaaccagtctcctggagaggggctggactctgtctcagtctggagttgcccctggtgagaggcggcgggctggggtgggtattctaatatcccctcggcttgctgccagtgcgtttggggtttttcccggtggatgagagggtttgttccctgcgccttagggttggggaacgggtcctgactgtcatctgcgcttatgcgcccgagtggcagttcagagtacccagccttcttagagtccctggggggtgctggaaggtgccccatctggagactctgttgtcctgctgggagacttcaatgctcacatgggtaacaacagcgagacctggaggcgtgattgggaggaacggcctccctgatctgaatccgagcggtgttttgttattggacttctgtgcaaatcacagtttggccataacgaacaccttgttcgaacataagagtgtccataagtgcacgtggcaccagggcgctctaggccgcagaggtcgatgatcgattttgtaatcgtatcaccagacctgcgaccatatgttctggacactcgggtaaagagagggctgagctgtcaactgatcaccacctggtggtgagttggatcaggtggcggggaggacgctggacagacccggtgcacctaagcgcatagtgagggtgtgctgggaacgtctagcagaggccccagtccgcgagatcttcaacgcacacctccggcagagcttcaacagcattccgagggagactggggacattgagtccgaatggaccatgttcagcgtctccatcgcccggctgctgcattgagctgcagccgcaaggtggttggtgcctgccgtggtggtaatccccaaccaaatggtggacaccagaggtgaagggagccaccaggctgaagaaggagtcccatcgggcttggttagcctgtgggactccggaggcagccgacaggtatcgacaggccaagcggaatgcggctcgggcagtggctgaagcaaaaacttcgggtgtgggaggagttcggaggccatggaaaaagactttcggactgcctcgaagagattctggcaaaccgtcaggtgtctcaggaggggaaagcggtgctctacctgcactgtgtatagtgctggcggagcgctgctggcgtcgactgagaaaaaattgtcaggcggtggaaggaatacttgaggacctccttaatcccactgacacgtcttccgaggaggaagcagagtctggggatgagggaatgacccgccaatttccggggcgaggtcactgaggtagttaaacaactccttggtggcagagccctggtgttgatgaggtccgcccgagttcctgaaggctctgggcgttatagggctgtcctggttgacacgcctctacaatgttgcgtggagatcaggggcagtaccctggactggcagaccggggtggtccccatctttaagaggggagaccggagggtgtgttccaactacaggggatcacactcctcagcctccctgggaaagtctatgccagggtgctggaaaggagagtttgtccgctagtcgaacctcggatacaggaggaacaatgcggttttcgtcctggtcgcggaacactggaccagctctttatcctctcaaggatacttgagggtgcatgggagtttgcccaaccagtctacatgtgttttgtggacttggagaaggcattcgaccgtgtccctcgggtgtcctgtgggaggtgttgcgggagtatggggtgtctggcccattgctacgggccattcgatccctatacaaccgttgcaagagtttggttcgcattgccggcaataagtcggactcgttcccggtgggtgatgggctccgccagggctgcccttgtcaccggttctgttcataattttatggacaggatttctaggcgcagccaagtggcggagggctttcgcctggtggcctcagaatctcatctctgctttttatggatgatgtggttctgttggcttcatcaggtgaaggcctccagctcgcactggaacagttcgcagccgagtgtgaagcagcgggaatgaggatcagcacctccaaatctgaggccatggttctcagccggaaaagggtggagtgcccactccgggtcgggatgagttcctgccccaagtggaggagttcaagtatctcggggtcttgttcgcgagtgatgggagaagggccggagatcgacagacggattggtgctgcggctgcagtgatgcggacgctgcaccgtccgtcgtggtgaagagggagctgagtgtaaaagcgaagctctcaatttaccggtcgatctcgtccctaccctcacctatggccacgagctgtgggtagtgaccaaaagaacgagatcgcggatacaagcggcagaaatgagcttcctgcgaagggtggctggcctctcccttagagatagggtgagaagttcggccatccgggaggggctcagagtagagccgctgctcctccacattgaatggagccagttgaggtggttcaggcatctgacaaggatgcctcctgggcgcctcctgggtgaggtgttcgggcatgtcccacgggaggaggcccagggcagacccaggacacgctggagagattatatctctcggctggcctgggaacgcatgtggtgttccccggataagctggaggaggtggctggggagagggaggtctgggctt
Protein-coding sequences here:
- the LOC120433084 gene encoding zinc finger protein 512-like, producing MGYVYHMKKCGKEESELEKMLLNCSHCGKTYKSKAGLEYHLKSEHAPTPQKTEEDEALKAQREANPERTPSGRVQRASAQVANFHLAEIANNELPKDWPKRKFQSDLVPDDKKLKYARPGLPAFSQEVLRKWKNEVKLQRKVQCPNQGCGCTYTSVSGLKAHLGLCTRGDFEAGKYRCLICNKEFNSESGVKYHINSVHAQDWFVTNKKASKKFEKFLKNQPKEVIRDVDKQTVDQYHHHHLQHHPHHHHHQQHHQHHSHHHHQQQQHQLQHQPLQHPLQPLHHLQHQTQYLHPERQNLRPQVDPQPQQPMLQYTSLEPPPGPVWVDMDHRGGVLGPEQAPIEMEMADKPEEDSGGMVKDTRRGKEERGVDVGERGKADRKQKDCFTFGGSSGGGGCGRSSSSSSSSSNTGSSSSESEVEQQERQRQIDQWSLKRPGIMGLSLRLESDRETLKKT